The window TCCACCCTATTGCACCCCACCAGGCGTAATCAATCCGAATCCGGTATATTTCTTCAATGCGGCCGGAACGGTGAAGGTTCCGTCGTCATTTTGACAGGATTCAAGCATGGCGACGATGACGCGGGATGTGGCGAGGCCGGAGCCGTTTAGCGTATGCACGTATTCCGGTTTGCCGGACTCCTTGCGACGGAAGCGGATGTTAGCGCGCCGTGCCTGAAAGGACTCGAAATTGGAGCAGGAGGAGACCTCGAGCCAGCGTTTTTCGGCGGGAGCCCAGACCTCGAGATCGTAACACTTCGCGGCGCCGAACGAAAGGTCGCCGGTGCACAGCAGCAGGACGCGATAGCGTAGGTTCAGCGCTTCGAGCAACGCCGTTGCGTCGGTTACCATGGATTCCAGTTCATCGTAGGACGTCTCCGGAACGACGAACTTTACCATCTCGACTTTGTTGAATTGATGGACGCGGAGGAATCCGCGCGTGTCCTTGCCGTAGGATCCCGCTTCACGCCGGAAGCAGGGTGAATATCCGCAATAACGAATCGGGAGTTGCGCTTCGGGCAGCAACTCATCGCGATGGAAGTTCGTAATCGGGACTTCAGCCGTGGGAATCAGGAACAAGTCGTCGATTTCGCAGTGGTAGAGCTGGTCCTCAAATTTCGGCAGTTGCGCGGTGCCTTCGAGGCTGGTGCGATTGACGACAAACGGAGTTGAGATTTCGGTGTACTTGCCGGCCGTGCGGTGCGAATCGAGGAAGAAGTTGATCAGCGCGCGTTCGAGAATAGCGCCGGGACCGACGTAAACCGGGAAGCCCGGTTCGGTAATCTTGGTGCCGCGGGGGAAGTCGAGCATCTTCAGCGACTCGGCGAGCGCAAGGTGATCCTTGGGCGCGAAATCAAACTTGACCTCGCTTCCCCAGTCGCGGACCACGACGTTCTGTTCGGCGGACTCGCCGGCAGGGACCGATTCGTGCGGCAGGTTGGGGATGCGCATCGCGAGAGCCTGGAGCTCGGATTCTATGGCACGCAGACCATCGTCGCCGTTGGCGATCCGCTCGCCGATTTCGCGGCTTTCGGACTTCAAGGCGTCAATGAGCTCGCCGGCCTTGGCTTTCAGAGCAATGTCACGGGTGACCGCGTTGCGGCGCTCTTTCAGGGCGTCGGTTTCGGCCACGAG is drawn from candidate division KSB1 bacterium and contains these coding sequences:
- the serS gene encoding serine--tRNA ligase — encoded protein: MLDIRLVRENPDFVAARLALKGEREIVPKLLEADSRRRALVAETDALKERRNAVTRDIALKAKAGELIDALKSESREIGERIANGDDGLRAIESELQALAMRIPNLPHESVPAGESAEQNVVVRDWGSEVKFDFAPKDHLALAESLKMLDFPRGTKITEPGFPVYVGPGAILERALINFFLDSHRTAGKYTEISTPFVVNRTSLEGTAQLPKFEDQLYHCEIDDLFLIPTAEVPITNFHRDELLPEAQLPIRYCGYSPCFRREAGSYGKDTRGFLRVHQFNKVEMVKFVVPETSYDELESMVTDATALLEALNLRYRVLLLCTGDLSFGAAKCYDLEVWAPAEKRWLEVSSCSNFESFQARRANIRFRRKESGKPEYVHTLNGSGLATSRVIVAMLESCQNDDGTFTVPAALKKYTGFGLITPGGVQ